DNA from Bradyrhizobium diazoefficiens USDA 110:
TTGAAGGTCAGGATGCCCGTGAAGCCGATGTACAGGCCGAGCGATACCGCCTTCAGCGCCAGCTCGCGCCCGCCGGTGTAGCAATGCAGCACGGCGCGAAACGATCCGCGTGCTACCTCCTCTTCCAGGATGCGGCCGCAATCCTCGTCCGCCTCGCGGGTGTGGATCACCAGCGGCAGGCCGGTCGCGCGTGCAGCCGCGATGTGGGCGCGAAAGCCCCTCGCCTGCGCTTCCGGCGAGCCGTTGTCGTAGAAATAGTCGAGCCCGGCCTCGCCGAGCGCCACGACCTTGGGATGCTGCGTCAACGCGATCAGCTCGTCCGGCGAGATGCCGTCCTCCTCGTCCGCGTTGTGCGGATGGGTGCCGACCGAGCAGTAGACGTCGTCGTAGCGCTCGGCGATGGCCAGAAGCTGGTTCAACTTTCGCACCCGCGTCGAGATCGTGACCATGCGGCCGATGCCGGCCGCTCGCGCACGTGACACGATCCCGTCGAGATCTTCCGCAAAATCGGGAAAATCCAGGTGGCAATGACTGTCGACAAGCATCGCGCGAACGCCTTAGGCCGCCGGCTCGATGTAGCGCGGGAAGGCCGGCGTCGGCGCGGGCAGCGTCGAGCCGGGCGCGATGCGCTTGGCGCCGCCGAGCGCCGCAAAATTGCGCTCGCCCCCGGGGACACCGAGGCTATCGAGCAGCAATCCCGAGGCGGTCGGCATCGCCGGCTGGGCCAGGATCGCAATCTGGCGCACGACCTCGGCGGTGACATAGAGCACCGTCTTCTGCCTGGCAGGATCGGTCTTGGCGAGCGCCCACGGCGCCTCGCCCGCGAAATAGCGGTTGGCTTCCGCGACCACGGCCCATACGGCGTTGAGCCAGTGATGGATCTGCTGCGTCGCCATCGCCTCGCGGCTTGCTGCGATCATGCCGTCGGCCATCGCCAGGATGGCCTTGTCGTTGTCGCTGAACTCACCCGGCTCCGGCAGCACGCCGCCGAGTTGCTTGGCGATCATAGACAGCGAGCGCTGTGCAAGGTTGCCGAGATCGTTGGCGAGATCGGCATTGATGCGCGCGACGATGGCCTCGTGGTTGTAGTTGCCATCCTGGCCGAACGGCACCTCGCGCAGGAAGAAATAGCGCATCTGGTCGACGCCATACTGGTCGGCGAGGTTGAAGGGATCGACGACATTGCCGACCGACTTCGACATCTTCTCGCCCCTGTTAAACAGGAAGCCGTGGGCATAGACCCGCTTCTGCACGGGAATGCCGGCCGACATCAGGAACGCCGGCCAGTACACCGCATGGAAGCGGATGATGTCCTTGCCGATGATGTGCACATCGGCCGGCCAGTAGCGCCAGTTCTTGTCGCTTTCGTCGGGGAAGCCTACCCCGGTGATGTAGTTGGTGAGCGCGTCGACCCAGACATACATCACGTGCTCTTCGTCGCCGGGCACCTTGAC
Protein-coding regions in this window:
- a CDS encoding TatD family hydrolase; translated protein: MLVDSHCHLDFPDFAEDLDGIVSRARAAGIGRMVTISTRVRKLNQLLAIAERYDDVYCSVGTHPHNADEEDGISPDELIALTQHPKVVALGEAGLDYFYDNGSPEAQARGFRAHIAAARATGLPLVIHTREADEDCGRILEEEVARGSFRAVLHCYTGGRELALKAVSLGLYIGFTGILTFKKSEALRALAAELPADRILVETDSPYLAPGKFRGKRNEPAYVVEVAKVLAEARGVSFDEISRQTTENFFRLFSKVTA